A region of Allocoleopsis franciscana PCC 7113 DNA encodes the following proteins:
- a CDS encoding alpha-hydroxy acid oxidase, whose protein sequence is MTPPTKPINLFEYQTLASQQLSPMARDYYASGSWDEITLRDNRAAFERYKLRPRMLVDVSQRDLSTTILGQSLSLPILIAPMAFQCLAHPEGEIATAKAARQLGSVMVLSTLATTSMEDVASVSSQTPQWFQLYVHRDRSLTRALVERAHAAGFQALCLTVDAPVLGKREKDIHNQFVLPSDMELANFSRLAHLEIPYQPGESGLFAYFLEQLNPALTWSDLEWLQSLSPLPLVVKGILRGDDALRAVEHGAKAVIVSNHGGRQLDGAIASIDALSEVVAAVGDQVDVLVDGGIRRGTDVLKALALGAKAVLLGRPILWGLTLAGEAGVKHVLELLRDELDLAMALSGCAKLQDIDSSLVVRL, encoded by the coding sequence ATGACTCCTCCTACAAAACCGATTAACCTTTTTGAATATCAAACCCTCGCCTCCCAGCAACTTTCTCCCATGGCGAGAGATTATTACGCGAGTGGTTCTTGGGATGAAATCACGCTGCGAGATAATCGTGCCGCTTTTGAACGTTATAAACTCCGTCCCCGCATGTTAGTGGATGTGAGTCAACGAGATTTAAGTACTACAATTCTCGGTCAATCGCTGTCACTGCCGATTCTGATTGCCCCGATGGCGTTTCAATGTCTGGCGCATCCAGAAGGGGAAATTGCTACAGCCAAAGCGGCGCGTCAATTGGGAAGCGTAATGGTATTGAGTACGCTGGCAACAACGAGTATGGAAGACGTGGCGAGTGTGAGCAGCCAAACCCCTCAATGGTTTCAACTTTATGTGCATCGCGACCGCAGTTTAACCCGTGCCCTCGTAGAACGCGCTCACGCCGCAGGATTCCAAGCTCTTTGCCTCACAGTTGATGCTCCTGTGTTGGGCAAGCGGGAAAAAGATATACACAATCAGTTTGTACTCCCCTCCGACATGGAACTGGCGAATTTCTCCCGATTAGCCCATTTGGAAATTCCCTACCAACCCGGTGAATCGGGCTTATTTGCCTATTTCTTAGAACAGCTTAATCCCGCTTTAACTTGGTCTGATTTGGAATGGTTGCAATCCTTATCTCCGTTGCCATTAGTGGTGAAAGGAATTTTACGGGGAGATGATGCGCTTCGGGCGGTGGAACATGGGGCAAAAGCGGTGATCGTTTCCAACCATGGTGGCAGACAATTGGATGGTGCGATCGCCTCTATTGATGCCCTCAGTGAAGTCGTCGCCGCCGTTGGAGATCAAGTGGATGTACTCGTGGATGGGGGTATCAGGCGGGGTACCGATGTCCTGAAAGCCCTAGCATTAGGGGCAAAAGCCGTGCTGTTGGGACGCCCTATCTTGTGGGGATTAACCTTAGCCGGAGAAGCGGGGGTAAAACATGTGCTTGAATTATTGCGGGATGAACTCGATCTGGCGATGGCTTTAAGTGGTTGTGCCAAGTTACAAGATATTGACTCCAGTTTAGTGGTTCGGTTGTGA
- the urtA gene encoding urea ABC transporter substrate-binding protein encodes MSYMRVGILHSLSGTMAISEAPLVDAALMAIAEINQTGGVLGQDIEPVIEDAASDSNLFAVKARKLIQCDRVATIFGGWTSESRKAVLPVVEELNGLLWYPVQYEGLECSKNIFYTGSCPNQQIEPAVTWLLSHKGKRFYLLGSNSVFPRTANKIIKAQLKQQEGTVVGEEYVSLGESNFTEIVSRIQQAQPDVVFNTLNGDSNIAFYRQYQASGITSDQIPILTISIAEAELQRIGEAAAGHYACWSYFQSLDTPRNRQFVENFQQRYGSDRVTSAPIEAAYTQVYLWKQAVEQAQSFEVEWVRVAAYGQSFEAPGGLIRIEPNHHVTRACHIGKILPTGQFNMIDIDSCNCPIQPLPWLGLEPGNLNFPEAAIKMLSDVSQEIHETWELEQKYRELEATNVQLQREITQRQNVELVLRDSEAQLHALLTAITDVVLVLDMQGRYLKIAPTNLALLHKPPDELIGKTLHEVFSKAQADMFLCRIQESLETQQTFNIEYSHPTREKKEVWFAASISPLDNNSVIWVARDMTERKQAEEARRSAETRYRSIFENTYEGLFQMTPDGCLLSANPGLARIYGYESAEELRAAVICLNQQRYVDKSRWDIFLERMQTDERVSDFESQVYRQDGEVIWISENAHVVRDPQGELLYYEGSVVDITKRKVWEEALRYQQECTEELLLNILPSPIAQRLKRAESTIADNFADVTVLFADLVNFTEISAEIPPTRLVDLLNKIFSEFDHLAEKHSLEKIKTIGDAYMVVGGLPTTRPDHAEAIAEMALDMQQKITRFKGLNGEPFRLRIGINTGPVIAGVIGTKKFTYDLWGDTVNVASRMESHGVAGCIQVTDTTYERLRDKYVFEERGLTSIKGKGDMITYWLMGRKDS; translated from the coding sequence ATGTCATATATGCGAGTTGGCATCTTGCATTCTCTCAGCGGAACAATGGCAATTAGTGAAGCTCCCTTGGTGGATGCCGCACTGATGGCGATCGCAGAGATTAACCAAACTGGAGGAGTCCTGGGTCAGGATATCGAACCTGTGATTGAAGATGCCGCGTCTGATTCTAACTTGTTTGCAGTCAAAGCGAGAAAACTCATCCAATGCGATCGGGTCGCTACTATTTTTGGTGGTTGGACTTCTGAAAGTCGCAAAGCCGTCTTACCTGTGGTTGAAGAACTTAATGGTCTCCTCTGGTATCCTGTCCAATACGAAGGATTAGAGTGTTCTAAAAACATTTTCTACACTGGCTCCTGTCCAAATCAACAAATTGAGCCTGCTGTCACTTGGCTGCTCTCTCACAAAGGAAAACGCTTCTATCTGCTAGGAAGTAACTCGGTTTTTCCTCGCACGGCGAACAAAATTATTAAAGCACAACTCAAACAGCAGGAAGGCACCGTTGTTGGCGAAGAATATGTCTCCTTAGGAGAAAGTAATTTTACAGAAATTGTTAGCCGAATTCAACAAGCTCAACCTGATGTTGTTTTCAATACCCTCAACGGCGACAGCAATATTGCTTTTTATCGCCAGTATCAAGCATCAGGAATTACATCTGACCAAATTCCCATCCTAACCATCAGCATTGCCGAAGCGGAACTGCAACGAATTGGTGAGGCGGCAGCGGGTCATTATGCTTGTTGGAGTTATTTTCAGAGCCTAGATACTCCCAGAAATCGACAGTTTGTGGAAAACTTTCAACAACGCTATGGCAGCGATCGTGTAACCTCTGCCCCGATTGAAGCCGCCTATACTCAAGTTTATTTGTGGAAGCAAGCGGTAGAACAGGCGCAATCTTTTGAAGTGGAATGGGTACGAGTGGCGGCTTATGGTCAGAGTTTTGAAGCTCCAGGTGGATTAATCCGAATCGAACCCAATCATCATGTTACCAGAGCCTGCCATATTGGAAAAATTTTGCCCACGGGACAATTTAACATGATTGATATTGATAGTTGTAATTGCCCAATTCAACCATTACCTTGGTTAGGGCTTGAACCAGGAAATTTAAACTTCCCTGAAGCGGCAATTAAAATGTTATCTGATGTCAGTCAAGAAATTCATGAAACGTGGGAATTAGAGCAAAAATATCGGGAATTAGAAGCTACTAATGTACAGTTACAACGTGAAATTACTCAACGCCAAAATGTAGAACTGGTATTGCGGGATTCGGAGGCGCAACTTCATGCCTTACTAACAGCAATCACGGACGTTGTTCTTGTTCTTGATATGCAGGGTCGCTATCTTAAAATTGCACCGACTAATCTGGCACTTCTCCATAAACCCCCTGATGAATTGATTGGCAAGACACTTCATGAGGTTTTTTCTAAAGCTCAAGCCGATATGTTTTTATGTCGGATTCAAGAATCATTGGAGACTCAACAAACCTTCAATATTGAGTACAGTCATCCCACCAGAGAGAAAAAAGAAGTTTGGTTCGCGGCTAGCATTTCTCCTTTGGACAACAATTCCGTGATTTGGGTGGCGCGTGATATGACCGAGCGTAAGCAGGCAGAGGAGGCAAGGCGCAGCGCGGAGACGCGATATCGTAGTATCTTTGAAAACACCTATGAAGGTCTATTTCAAATGACACCGGATGGGTGTCTATTGAGTGCAAATCCTGGGTTAGCGAGAATTTATGGCTATGAGTCTGCCGAAGAACTGAGGGCGGCTGTAATCTGCCTCAATCAGCAACGTTATGTTGATAAAAGTCGTTGGGATATTTTTCTGGAGCGGATGCAAACTGATGAACGGGTATCCGATTTTGAATCTCAGGTGTATCGCCAAGATGGTGAAGTGATTTGGATTTCAGAAAATGCCCACGTTGTTCGCGATCCTCAGGGTGAATTGCTTTATTACGAAGGCAGTGTTGTTGATATTACTAAGCGGAAGGTTTGGGAAGAAGCTTTGCGTTATCAACAGGAATGCACAGAAGAATTGCTTCTGAATATTTTACCTTCTCCCATCGCACAACGACTGAAACGGGCGGAAAGTACGATCGCTGATAACTTTGCTGATGTCACCGTTTTGTTTGCTGACCTCGTTAACTTTACCGAAATTTCGGCGGAAATTCCTCCCACCCGATTAGTGGATTTGCTCAACAAAATCTTTTCCGAGTTCGATCACTTGGCAGAGAAGCACTCGTTAGAGAAGATTAAGACCATTGGAGATGCTTACATGGTGGTGGGAGGACTGCCGACGACTCGTCCTGATCATGCGGAAGCGATCGCAGAAATGGCACTCGATATGCAACAGAAAATAACTCGCTTTAAAGGACTCAATGGCGAACCCTTCCGTCTCCGGATTGGGATTAATACAGGGCCGGTGATTGCCGGAGTCATTGGCACGAAAAAATTCACTTATGACTTGTGGGGTGATACGGTTAACGTGGCGTCTCGCATGGAATCTCATGGGGTTGCTGGATGCATTCAAGTGACGGATACGACTTACGAACGATTGCGGGACAAGTATGTGTTTGAGGAGCGAGGGTTGACCTCGATTAAGGGTAAAGGAGATATGATCACCTATTGGCTGATGGGGAGAAAAGATTCGTAA